A DNA window from Camelina sativa cultivar DH55 chromosome 17, Cs, whole genome shotgun sequence contains the following coding sequences:
- the LOC104759917 gene encoding scarecrow-like protein 5, which yields MEATQKHMIQDGSSMFYHPPSSVKQMDLSVQTFDSYCTLESSSGTKSHPCLNMNNNNNNNNNSSSTTSFSSNESPISQANNNNSSRFTHSPEDNNNSPLSGSSATNNNETELSLMLKDLETAMMEPDLDNSFNHQGGFGQQHRVVSSAMYRSMEMISRGDLKGVLYECAMAVESYDLELTDWLISQLQQMVSVSGEPVQRLGAYMLEGLVARLASSGSSIYKALRCKDPTGPELLTYMHILYEACPYFKFGYESANGAIAEAVKNESFVHIIDFQISQGGQWVSLIRALGARPGGPPKVRITGIDDPRSSFARQGGLELVGQRLGKLAEMCGVPFEXLNPLQAPSLILVLT from the coding sequence ATGGAGGCTACACAGAAACATATGATTCAAGATGGATCTTCAATGTTTTACCATCCGCCATCTTCAGTTAAGCAAATGGATCTTTCTGTTCAGACATTTGATTCTTACTGCACACTTGAATCCTCTTCAGGCACCAAGTCTCATCCTTGTCTTaacatgaacaacaacaacaacaacaacaacaattcttCTTCAACCACAAGCTTTTCTTCCAATGAAAGTCCCATTTCACAagctaacaacaacaactcatcCCGGTTTACTCATTCCCCTGAAGACAACAATAACTCTCCTTTAAGCGGATCTTCTGCGACAAACAACAACGAGACAGAGCTTAGTCTCATGCTTAAAGATTTGGAGACTGCAATGATGGAGCCTGATTTAGACAACAGCTTTAACCATCAAGGCGGATTTGGACAGCAACATAGAGTTGTTTCTTCTGCTATGTATAGATCTATGGAGATGATCTCTAGGGGAGATTTAAAAGGAGTGCTCTATGAATGCGCTATGGCCGTTGAAAGCTATGATTTGGAATTGACTGATTGGTTGATTTCTCAGTTACAGCAAATGGTTTCTGTTTCTGGTGAGCCTGTTCAGCGTTTAGGAGCTTATATGCTTGAAGGCCTAGTTGCTCGGTTAGCATCTTCTGGTAGCTCTATCTATAAAGCTTTGAGATGCAAAGACCCGACAGGTCCTGAGCTTCTTACTTATATGCATATCTTGTATGAAGCCTGCCCTTATTTCAAATTCGGGTACGAGTCTGCAAATGGAGCTATAGCTGAAGCTGTGAAGAACGAGAGTTTTGTGCACATTATCGATTTCCAGATTTCTCAGGGAGGTCAGTGGGTGAGTTTGATCCGTGCTCTCGGTGCTCGACCTGGTGGACCTCCTAAAGTTAGGATCACGGGTATTGATGATCCAAGATCATCGTTTGCTCGACAAGGAGGTCTTGAATTAGTCGGACAGAGACTCGGGAAGCTAGCTGAAATGTGTGGTGTGCCATTTGAGTTNTTGAATCCTCTTCAGGCACCAAGTCTCATCCTTGTCTTaacatga
- the LOC104758367 gene encoding pollen receptor-like kinase 5 — protein MRNWENLVMHACNTASKKNLLSCIFLIIFTTVLCPVAMSQVVVPGSDADCLLRFKDTLANGSEFSSWDPLTSPCQGNTANWFGVLCSNYVWGLQLEGMGLTGKLNLDPLVPMKNLRTISFMNNNFNGPMPHVKRFSSLKSLYLSNNRFSGEIPADAFQGMPHLKKILLANNAFRGTIPSSLATLPMLLEMRLNGNQFQGQIPYFQQRDLKLASFENNDLDGPIPESLRNMDPGSFAGNKDLCDAPLSPCSLSSPKIPDVPVSPSDPKSLTPPPMVEKTGSFYTLAIILIVIGIILVIIALVFCFIQTRRRRFLSGYPSAGKERIESYNYHQSANKTNKPAESVVNRTRRGSMPEAGGRLLFVREDIQRFGLQDLLRASAEVLGSGTFGASYKAAISSGQTLVVKRYKHMNNVGRDEFHEHMRRLGRLNHPNLLPLIAYYYRREEKLLVTQFMANSSLASHLHANDSTGLDWITRLKIIKGVAKGLSYLFEELPTLTIPHGHIKSSNIVLDESFEPLLTDYALRPVMSSEHAHNFMTAYKSPEYRPAKGQIITKKTDVWWLGVLILELLTGRFPENYLTQGYDPNMSLVTWVNDMVKEKKTGDVFDKGMKGMKNCKAEMINMLKIGLRCCEEEEERRMEMREAVEMIEMLGEGESDDDFGSVDHHRGTHNNNNLYSSMLLDDDDFGFSMNR, from the exons ATGCGAAATTGGGAGAACCTGGTTATGCATGCGTGTAACACGGCATCAAAGAAAAATCTACTTTCTTGCATTTTCCTCATCATCTTTACCACCGTGTTATGTCCGGTGGCAATGTCACAGGTGGTTGTGCCAGGTTCAGATGCAGATTGTCTCTTGAGATTCAAAGATACATTAGCAAATGGTTCAGAATTTAGTAGTTGGGATCCATTAACATCACCATGTCAAGGAAATACAGCGAACTGGTTTGGTGTTCTTTGTAGCAATTACGTTTGGGGGTTACAACTCGAAGGAATGGGTTTGACTGGGAAACTAAACCTCGACCCATTGGTTCCTATGAAGAATCTACGTACCATAAGCTTCATGAACAATAACTTCAATGGACCAATGCCTCATGTTAAGAGGTTTAGTTCGTTGAAGTCTTTGTATTTGTCTAATAACCGATTCTCGGGGGAGATACCAGCGGATGCATTTCAAGGTATGCCGCatttgaagaaaatattgttgGCAAATAACGCGTTCCGAGGAACAATTCCTTCTTCTCTAGCCACTTTGCCTATGCTTTTGGAGATGAGGCTAAATGGTAACCAATTTCAAGGGCAAATACCATATTTTCAACAGAGGGATCTTAAGTTAGCTAGCTTTGAAAACAATGACCTTGACGGACCTATACCTGAAAGCCTTCGAAACATGGATCCAGGCTCTTTTGCAG GTAACAAAGATTTGTGTGATGCTCCCTTGAGTCCATGTTCCCTTTCTTCTCCGAAAATTCCTGATGTTCCGGTATCTCCTAGTGATCCAAAATCTCTTACTCCTCCTCCCATGGTGGAAAAGACCGGATCCTTTTACACTTTAGCAATCATTTTGATTGTTATTGGCATAATACTAGTGATCATCGCGcttgtgttctgtttcattcAAACAAGAAGACGAAGGTTCTTGTCAGGTTATCCTTCTGCGGGAAAGGAAAGGATAGAGAGCTACAATTACCATCAATCCGCAAACAAGACCAATAAACCTGCGGAATCCGTTGTGAATCGCACAAGGAGAGGATCGATGCCTGAGGCAGGAGGCAGGCTTCTATTTGTGAGGGAAGACATTCAAAGATTTGGTCTTCAAGATCTTCTTAGAGCTTCAGCTGAAGTTCTTGGTAGTGGAACGTTTGGTGCTTCATACAAGGCAGCGATATCTAGTGGACAAACCTTGGTCGTGAAGAGGTATAAACATATGAACAATGTTGGACGAGACGAGTTTCATGAGCATATGAGACGTTTAGGGAGATTAAACCATCCTAACCTATTGCCTCTCATCGCTTACTATTACcgtagagaagagaagcttctaGTCACTCAATTTATGGCTAACAGTAGCTTGGCAAGCCATCTTCATG CAAATGATTCCACGGGATTGGATTGGATAACGCGTCTAAAGATCATAAAAGGAGTAGCAAAGGGTTTGTCTTACTTGTTCGAGGAGTTACCTACACTAACAATCCCTCACGGTCACATAAAGTCATCGAACATTGTTTTGGACGAATCATTCGAGCCGTTGTTAACAGATTACGCTCTAAGACCGGTGATGAGCTCAGAGCACGCACATAACTTCATGACAGCATACAAATCGCCAGAGTACAGACCCGCGAAAGGACAAATCATAACGAAGAAGACAGATGTCTGGTGGCTTGGTGTGTTGATATTGGAGCTTTTGACAGGGAGATTCCCTGAGAATTACTTAACGCAAGGTTATGATCCGAACATGAGTCTTGTGACTTGGGTGAACGATATggttaaagagaagaaaacaggTGACGTGTTCGACAAGGGAATGAAAGGGATGAAGAACTGTAAAGCGGAAATGATTAATATGTTGAAGATAGGGTTGAGATgttgcgaagaagaagaagagaggagaatgGAGATGAGAGAAGCTGTGGAGATGATTGAGATGTTGGGAGAAggagaatctgatgatgattttgGTTCTGTGGATCATCATCGAGGGactcataataataataatttatattcttCAATGTTGTTAGACGATGATGACTTTGGTTTCTCGATGAATCGATGA